The Thermoanaerobaculales bacterium nucleotide sequence CACCCCCGAGCAGGCGGCCAACGCCAACCCCGAGGTGATCGGCGAGCTGGTGCGGCAGTGCCTCGCCGCGGGCGCGGCCGCGGTGACGGTGGTCGACAACACCTGCCACGACCCGGCGCGGTCCTTTGCGCGCTCGGGGATCGCGGAGGCGGCGCGATCGGCGGGAGCGGCGGTCGCCCACCAGGGCAACACCGGCACCAGCCGGCTCGACCTCGGCGGCCTCACCCTCGGGCCCTGGAACGTGCTGCAGCCGATCGCCGACGCCGACCGGCTGATCAACGTGCCGATCGTCAAGCACCACTCCCTGCCTGGCGCGACGCTGGGCATGAAGAACTGGTTCGGCGCCCTGGTCGGCAGCCGCCCCAGCCTCCACCAGCAGATCGCCCGGGTGTGCGCCGAGCTCGGCGCCGCCTTCGACCCGACCCTGACCGTGATGGACGCCACCCGGGTGCTGGCGAGCGGCGGCCCGACCGGCGGCTCGCTGAGCCTGGTCCGGCCAATGGACCTGGTCGCGGTCGGCACCGACCCGGTCGCGGCCGAGGCGTGGGGCGCGTCGCTGCTCGGGCTCGGCGCCGACCGGCTGGCGCACATCGCCATCGCCGAGCAGCTCGGACTGGGCTCCGCCGCGTGGCGGGACCTGCTGGTGGAGGCGTAGGTGCGGGTCCGGCCGCGCCACCTCCGGGTGCTCGTCCAGGCGTTCTTCCTGGCCGGCTTCGTGGCCCTGTTCTGGGGCCTCTCCTTCTCGCCGGTGCCGGGCCGGCTCGCCTCGAGCCTACTCGCGCTCGACCCGCTCACCCCGGCCTCGACCGCCCTCGCCGATTGGACGCTCCCGGGCTGGGCCTGGCTCGGCGCGGTGGTGCTGGCCGGCACCGCGGTGCTCGGCCGGTTCTTCTGCGGCTGGGTGTGCCCGCTCGGCACCCTCCAGCAGCTGGCGTCGTGGGCCGCCGGGCCCAGCCGCCGGGCGCGGGCCAAGCTCAATCGCTACCGGCGCTGGTTCGCGGTCAAGTACGTGGTCCTGCTGGTGCTGCTGGTGTGGGCCGCCCTCGGGGCGAACCACACCGGGTGGCTGGCGCCGCTGCCCCTGCTCCACCGGGCGGTGGCGAGCGGGCTGCAGCCGCTGCTGAGCGGCGGGGCGTCGCCCGGCGGATGGGTCGCCTTCGGCCTGCTGGCGGCGATCCTGCTGCTGTCGACCTGGATGCCGCGGCTGTTCTGCCGCGCGGTGTGCCCGAGCGGGGCCCTGATGGGCCTGGTCGCCCGGGCCGCGCCGCTGCGCATCCGGCGCAGCGCCGGCGACTGCAGCGGCTGCACGCTGTGCGCGATCCCCTGCCAGGGCGCCGACGAGCCGCTCGGCGACCACCGGGTCAGCGAGTGCCACGTCTGCCTCAACTGCCTCGACGCGTGCAAGGAGGCGAGCCTGCGCTTCGGCCTGCCGGCGGCCGGGACCGCGCTGGGAACGCCGGCGCTCGACGTCGGCCGCCGCCGCTTCCTGATCACCGTCGCCGCGTCGGCGGCGGTGGCGCCGGTGCTGCGCGCGGCCGGCGGCGGGCACGCGAGCCGGGCCCACGACGCCATCCGGCCGCCCGGCTCGCTCGGCGAGGCCGCCTTCCTCGCCCGCTGCATCACCTGCGGCGCCTGTGCGGCATCGTGCCCGACCGCGGTGATCATCTCCGACCTCGGCCGCAGCGGCGTCGAGGGCCTGTTCACGCCGGTGCTCGCGATGCGCCGCGGCTGGTGCGAGCCCTCCTGCATCCGCTGCGGCGAGGTCTGCCCGACCGGCGCCATCGCAGAGCTCGACCCGGCGGCCAAGCAGGCGATCGGCGGCCCCGCCGAGGTGACGATCGGCACCGCGTTCGTCGACCACGGCCGCTGCCTGCCGTGGGCCATGGAGACGCCGTGCATCGTGTGCGAGGAGATGTGCCCGACCTCGCCCAAGGCGATCTGGCTCGACAAGGTGGAGGTGGCGCGTCGCGACGGCACCGTGGTCGTGCTCCAGCAGCCCCACGTCGCGCCGGAGCTGTGCACCGGCTGCGGCCTGTGCGAGAACCGCTGCCCGGTCGGCGAGCAGGCCGCGATCCGCGTCTCCTCGGTCGGCGAGACGCGCGACCCCGCCAACCGGATGCTCCAGCAGCGCTCGACCTAGCCGGCGGCCGATCAGCCGCCGGCCGCGGTGCTATTCTCCGCGCATGGGCTACAAGGGTCGACTCGCGGCATGGTCGGCCGCGGGATTCCTCCGTCACCTGGCGTTGTACGGCGCCGTCCTGGCGGGCGCGCTGGCCCTGGTCGGAGCCGCGGTCGTCGCGGTGGGCTCGCTCGCCACCCGGATCGCGCTGGCGAAGGCCGACCGGGCAGCCGATCGGGAGTGGTCCGAGGCCCTGGCGCCGCTGTCGACCGTGCCCGAGCGCTACCCTACCACCGAGACCGATGACCGAGCGCTGCGCCTGGAGGCGATCGCGGGCTCCCTCGGCATCCAGCTCGCTGCCGGCGCCGCGCCGCAGCCGGCGCGCCCGACGGCAGGTGTCGATGCCGGGCGGCTCGCCAGCGCGGTGGCGCTGCTGCTCGCCGGCGATCCGCCGGTGTGGGCGATGGACGTCGCAGACTGCCGCGCCGCGCCGGCCACCAGCGAGCGCGGCCACCGCGAACTCCAGCGGCTCCTGCTCTCGACCGCCGAGCGCGCCATCGCCCAGGGCCAGCCGGCCCCAGCCGGCGAGCTCCTCGCGGCGTCGTGGCGGCTCAACGAGGCCCTGCTGCGCAGCCCTTGCCTCGACTGCCATCTCGCCGCCTGCGGAATCGTCGAGCAGCAGATGGCGCTGCTCGGCGAGCTGCCCGACCCGGGCGACGAGTGGCGCGTCCGCCTGGCCGCCCTCGACCTCGTGGAGCACACGCTGGAGGCGTACCGCTTCGAGGCGTGGCGGGCGCGCTGCCTGGCCGACCACCGCTTCGCAGACCTCCACCCGGCAGCCTCCTGGCTTGTCCGCCCGCTGGCGCGCCTGGCGGCCCACCAGCAGCACGAGGCGATGCTGTTCGCGGTCCGCGAGCTGCCGCGGCGCGACCTCCGCTCGTTCGATGCCGACGCCTTCGTCGCCGAGCAGCACGCCCGGGTCTCGCGCGCCAACCCGGTCGGCCAGTCGGCGCTGCCGCACGACTGGACCTCCTGGCCGCGCAGCCTGCGCGCGGCGCTCAGCGTCGACCTTGCCCTGCGCGTGCTCGAGCTGCGCGCGGCGGCACGGGCAGGCGGTCGCGAGGCACTCGGC carries:
- a CDS encoding DUF362 domain-containing protein, producing the protein MPVTRDPVEPADYRRVDRRELLRTWGPAVLAGVAVTGAAAALHGRPGRHQPGSEGTAPLPPKWRLAGEAPSRLAVAGGNGPVENLRRALAAVGGIERFVGRGHRVAIKPSCGWDRTPEQAANANPEVIGELVRQCLAAGAAAVTVVDNTCHDPARSFARSGIAEAARSAGAAVAHQGNTGTSRLDLGGLTLGPWNVLQPIADADRLINVPIVKHHSLPGATLGMKNWFGALVGSRPSLHQQIARVCAELGAAFDPTLTVMDATRVLASGGPTGGSLSLVRPMDLVAVGTDPVAAEAWGASLLGLGADRLAHIAIAEQLGLGSAAWRDLLVEA
- a CDS encoding 4Fe-4S binding protein is translated as MRVRPRHLRVLVQAFFLAGFVALFWGLSFSPVPGRLASSLLALDPLTPASTALADWTLPGWAWLGAVVLAGTAVLGRFFCGWVCPLGTLQQLASWAAGPSRRARAKLNRYRRWFAVKYVVLLVLLVWAALGANHTGWLAPLPLLHRAVASGLQPLLSGGASPGGWVAFGLLAAILLLSTWMPRLFCRAVCPSGALMGLVARAAPLRIRRSAGDCSGCTLCAIPCQGADEPLGDHRVSECHVCLNCLDACKEASLRFGLPAAGTALGTPALDVGRRRFLITVAASAAVAPVLRAAGGGHASRAHDAIRPPGSLGEAAFLARCITCGACAASCPTAVIISDLGRSGVEGLFTPVLAMRRGWCEPSCIRCGEVCPTGAIAELDPAAKQAIGGPAEVTIGTAFVDHGRCLPWAMETPCIVCEEMCPTSPKAIWLDKVEVARRDGTVVVLQQPHVAPELCTGCGLCENRCPVGEQAAIRVSSVGETRDPANRMLQQRST